One Phycisphaerae bacterium genomic window, GCGAAGGACTTCGGCTTAGACTACGACCGTGCGATGGCAAGACCTTTTTCTTCATGAAATGGATTACCCGCCCATCCCGGCGAACGACCAGCAAGCAGTGGATGCGGGAGGACCGGTTCGGGCCGAGAGCTCCGATCAGGCTCAGGAAGGGGCCGGCTTCCGGCCGGATCGCCAAGCCACCGCAAGAGCCTTCCCGGGCGGCAGGGGAGTATATCTGCTGACCGACGAGCAGGACCGCCTCGTCCAGTTGTCCACCGCGGCCGACCTGAGGCGGGCTCTGCGAGGACGGCTGCTTGATCCGCCCGTGGAGACCAATGAGCCCCTCGCGGCTGAGTCGCGGCGGCGAGCCCGGCTCGGCGAAATCGTCAGAAAGATCCGCTGGCAACCGGCATACTCGGCTTTTGAGACCGACTATCTCTATCTGCGCCTGGCCCGGCAGATCATGCCGAATGAGTATCTCAAGAGCCTCTCTTTCGCCCCGGCGTGGTTCGTGCAGGTGAACCCCGAGGCCTCCATCCCCCGATTCCTGGCGGGCAAGGTGCTGGCCGCCGAGGGTGCCGCGCTCGGCCCATTTCCTGCGCAATCGGACGCCAACCGTTTCATCCAAGTAATCGAGGACGCGTTCGACCTCTGCCGCTGCCACCCGGTCCTCGAGCAAGTCCCGCACGGGACACCGTGCGCCTATTACGAGATGGGCAGGTGTCTGGGGGCATGTGCCGGCTTGATACCGATGCAACAGTACCGCGAAATGATCCGGGCGGCGCTGGCCTTCGCCGGCGGCCATCGGGAGGCAACTTTCAACCATTGGCATCAACAAATGCGGCAACTGGCGGATGAGCGGGCGTATGAAAAAGCCGCCGCCGTAAAGCAGCGGATCGAGCGGGCCCGAGCCGTCGAGCAGCCGGCATTTCGCCTGGTCAGGCCCGTCGAGGATTTCAACTATCTCATCGTTCAGCGCGGCCGCGGCAGCACCACGATCAAACCTTTCTTGGTTATCGGCGGTACGATCAAGCCCGGCGATCCGGTTCCGCTCAAGAAGCTCGATGAGGCTCTGCCTCGCTGGTCTCCGGCGTTTACCGCGGCCGACGACCAGGTGTCGAGGGCGGCCGAAGACCTGCAATACCTCAGTGGACAAATCTGGCTGGTCAGCCACTATCTCTTCAGAAACCGACCGCCCGGCCTCTTTTACCACGCCTCGGAGTTGAGTAAACTGCAATCGGTATGCGAGGGCATCAGGGAGCGATTCCAAAAGCCCTCGATCAATGAATAGAGCCTCAGGGCTGGAAAGCGATGCGGCTTGCGCGCTTGTTTCCGGACTCAAATGCGCTTCGGTTGCGGCCCGCAAAAAGGCGGTCCGCCTTAGGCGGAAGTTCCGGATTCGCGATCGTCACGCAACAGTCCGCATCACGATGAACTGGAGTGGAGCGGTGAAGCGAGAACCTGAAGCCTCCTCACGTCGGCAAGGCGGCTGGAACACGATGGTCTTTTGGGCGACCGCAGCTTTCGGCGCGACGTTTGCGGTATCAGTGATGGCCGTCGACTATCCTATCGAAATCCATCGCGGTAATGGTCTGGCCAACGTCTTTGCCAAGCTCAACAGCGGCCACTCGGTCAAGATCGCCTACATCGGCGGGAGCGTCACGGAGATGACCGGCTACCGAAACAACGTGACCTCGTGGTTCAACTCGAAGTACCCCGGCCGTATCACCGAGATCAACGCCGGCTGGAGCGGGACAGGCAGCTTGATCGGAGCCATGCGCTATGCCCGCGACGTGCTGGCCCAGAATCCCGACCTGGTCTTCATCGAGTTTGCGGTCAATGACCTGCCCGAGGACCCCGTATCATTCATTGAACGCAACAGCGAAGGGATGGTCCGCCAAAGCTGGACGCAGAACTCGATGGCAGACGTGTGCTTCATCGAGACCATCGCCTACTACAATGAGCCGGCCTACCTCGCCGGATACTATCCCAACAGCGTGCAGGCCCACTACAACGTCTGCGACCATTATGGCGTGTCCAGCGTCAACGTCGGCTGGGCGTTGTACGAGCACGTGCTGGCCGGGACACCTTGGGAGAGCCTAACGATCGACGGCGACCGCGTACACCCGAACGCCTCCGGCTCGCAGATCTATTCCAACGCGATCGTCTCTTACCTGGAAAGCGAACGCGTTCGCGGGGCTGCTGCTGCTGCCCACAACCTGCCCTCCCCTCGAACCGACTACCCGGTCACGAGTAGCACCATCACCGACTGGGTCACTGTCAGCCCGCTGCCGTCCGGCTGGACGGCTCACTACAACGAGTTCGGCGTACCCAGCTTCATCCAGTCATCCACGGCCGGATCACAGGTCAGCATCGGCTTCACCGGTCCGTCGGCGGCGGTGAAGATCGTCGTGTCGGGCGACTCGGGGCCCAGACTGTACTACT contains:
- a CDS encoding discoidin domain-containing protein; amino-acid sequence: MKREPEASSRRQGGWNTMVFWATAAFGATFAVSVMAVDYPIEIHRGNGLANVFAKLNSGHSVKIAYIGGSVTEMTGYRNNVTSWFNSKYPGRITEINAGWSGTGSLIGAMRYARDVLAQNPDLVFIEFAVNDLPEDPVSFIERNSEGMVRQSWTQNSMADVCFIETIAYYNEPAYLAGYYPNSVQAHYNVCDHYGVSSVNVGWALYEHVLAGTPWESLTIDGDRVHPNASGSQIYSNAIVSYLESERVRGAAAAAHNLPSPRTDYPVTSSTITDWVTVSPLPSGWTAHYNEFGVPSFIQSSTAGSQVSIGFTGPSAAVKIVVSGDSGPRLYYSVDGGAFATAYLAVNGYTYLWALPVAKNLSTGSHTLTIRVDTGVVRLINVESAQTGGGGPLPGDVNLALTAVADATDSVYGPDWTGAKARDGLLNTKWTSTGTTPNHWLALDLGAIADVSCVVVKHAGAGGEPSYYNTQVFTIESGSSMAGPWTTQFTGSNPYQLHTTLFTFAEPQQIRYVRLNISDAGVDNYARIPEFEVWGTIPPAKGDMDLDNDVDQHDFGLFQACYTGAGNPQNLSQCAPARLDDDNDVDSEDFAIFRACLTGPGVPADRDCGR